In Drosophila santomea strain STO CAGO 1482 chromosome 3L, Prin_Dsan_1.1, whole genome shotgun sequence, a single window of DNA contains:
- the LOC120447794 gene encoding salivary glue protein Sgs-3 encodes MAADGNLSAAKHFIKAQDRSTLITKVKQGVISNTNMSKFTLFLAGICLCAAVQAQTDICRRENETCRRNERRLGAQNDVSTIFNNHCRRQPGVRNWRNVSRCELSLATCRLTIERCAAINCENVRNSIDGGVTGRPPTPRTTPRIPDTRRPRTTRRTPTTSRITTRRTTRRTPATRSTRRTTRGRTTTTRSSRRTTTPLPTEE; translated from the exons atgGCTGCTGACGGGAACTTATCA GCAGCCAAGCACTTTATAAAAGCCCAAGACCGAAGCACACTTATCACTAAAGTCAAACAAGGTGTCATTAGCAATACCAACATGTCGAAATTTACTCTCTTTCTTG CTGGTATTTGCCTTTGCGCGGCTGTTCAGGCTCAAACTGACATATGCCGTAGAGAAAATGAAACTTGCCGACGAAATGAGCGGAGGTTGGGAGCTCAAAATGATGTTTCGACCATATTTAATAATCACTGCCGCCGCCAGCCAGGAGTTAGAAACTGGCGCAATGTTTCTCGTTGCGAATTGTCGCTGGCCACTTGTCGAT TGACAATCGAGCGTTGTGCTGCTATAAACTGCGAAAATGTGAGAAACAGCATTGATGGTGGAGTCACCGGCCGCCCTCCCACTCCAAGGACGACCCCGCGAATTCCTGACACCCGACGACCTCGAACTACTCGTAGGACTCCAACTACTAGTCGTATCACCACACGGCGTACTACTCGTCGAACGCCAGCTACTAGATCTACTCGTAGAACTACACGTGGTCGGACAACAACTACTAGATCTTCTCGCAGAACTACGACTCCTCTTCCAACTGAAGAATGA